The proteins below are encoded in one region of Knoellia sp. S7-12:
- a CDS encoding TRIC cation channel family protein, producing the protein MNVLAIPLWLDAVAVGFGGLAGALAARRRDFDIVGVLFLAVIGGLGGALLRDLLLQVPVRALTSPWLLPSAFVGGLLVAPLLALVGPLRFRRDVAFTLLDALSLAMYSVLGTDRAMTVGLPPTSCVFVGAVAGVGGALIRDVLINETPEHFKPGSFYVLAAIPGCISYFLLRTLELPVLVSALVSIGVVIAVRMSSWSLDWQTGRRRRAEH; encoded by the coding sequence GTGAACGTCCTCGCGATCCCCCTCTGGCTCGACGCAGTCGCCGTCGGCTTCGGGGGGCTGGCCGGTGCGTTGGCTGCCCGCCGCCGGGACTTCGACATCGTCGGCGTCCTGTTCCTTGCAGTGATCGGCGGGCTCGGCGGTGCGCTGCTCCGAGACCTCCTCCTCCAGGTGCCGGTGAGAGCCCTCACCTCGCCGTGGCTGCTGCCGTCGGCCTTCGTCGGTGGACTGCTGGTCGCGCCGTTGCTCGCCCTCGTCGGACCGCTCCGCTTCCGACGAGACGTCGCTTTCACGCTGCTCGACGCCCTTTCCCTGGCGATGTACTCAGTCCTCGGGACCGATCGAGCCATGACCGTGGGGCTGCCACCGACATCCTGCGTCTTCGTCGGTGCCGTCGCGGGCGTCGGTGGTGCCCTCATCCGTGACGTTCTCATCAACGAGACCCCGGAGCACTTCAAGCCGGGCTCGTTCTACGTTCTCGCCGCGATACCGGGCTGCATCAGCTACTTCCTCCTGCGCACCCTGGAACTCCCCGTCCTCGTCTCGGCACTCGTGTCGATCGGAGTCGTCATCGCCGTGCGCATGTCCTCGTGGTCCCTGGACTGGCAGACCGGACGCCGCCGACGAGCCGAGCATTGA
- a CDS encoding RimK/LysX family protein, with protein sequence MSGAPHPTIRVGWREWVRMPSADLAWIKAKIDTGARSSAVHAFDLERFEREGEPWVRFSIHPWQGSNEDAVTLERPVVDERVVRSSSGHSEERLVVELEIVLARRRRITEVTLSNRDEMGFRMLIGRETLLHGYVVDPAVSYLGPRPKLHLRRRNRGR encoded by the coding sequence ATGTCCGGCGCACCCCATCCAACCATCCGTGTCGGTTGGCGTGAATGGGTGCGTATGCCGTCCGCCGACCTTGCGTGGATCAAGGCCAAGATCGACACGGGGGCACGGTCCTCGGCAGTCCACGCCTTCGACCTCGAGCGCTTCGAACGCGAGGGCGAGCCGTGGGTGCGCTTCTCGATCCACCCCTGGCAGGGCAGCAACGAGGACGCGGTCACCCTCGAACGACCCGTCGTCGACGAGCGGGTCGTGCGCTCGTCGTCGGGCCATTCCGAGGAGCGCCTCGTCGTCGAGCTCGAGATCGTTCTCGCCCGGCGCCGCCGGATCACCGAGGTGACGTTGAGCAATCGCGACGAGATGGGTTTTCGGATGCTCATTGGTCGAGAGACCCTGCTCCACGGCTACGTCGTCGACCCCGCTGTCTCCTATCTCGGCCCGCGCCCCAAGCTGCACCTGCGACGCCGCAACCGGGGGCGCTGA
- a CDS encoding lysylphosphatidylglycerol synthase domain-containing protein produces the protein MTSPRRMSALDAVRAALLVVVLIAVAVALWRNWAAISSQLWQLDLRVIGGALVLGLIPPVLTMLGWRVLLADLGTRLPLPPAASIYFVGQLGKYVPGSVWTVVMQTEMGHRLRVPRRQMATAGLVMLALSVLGGAVVALPAVPLLLTESDTTMSAGWGALAALVALLLLVVLWPTVLNALIARGLRMLRREPLEHDLSGAAIARCMACIIASWVGTGASVLLLAAALAPDDPGSLVLVCISGFALASVAGMVAVLLPAGVGVREGILFLLLTSVMSPAAATAVVVLTRFLSVLADVLWAAAGWLWARAHHLLPAGGRGAVGG, from the coding sequence GTGACCTCACCTCGACGGATGTCGGCCCTCGACGCGGTGCGTGCCGCACTGCTCGTCGTCGTTCTCATCGCTGTGGCTGTCGCGCTGTGGCGCAACTGGGCGGCCATCTCCTCGCAGCTGTGGCAACTGGACTTGCGGGTCATCGGCGGAGCCCTTGTGCTCGGGCTCATCCCACCGGTGTTGACGATGCTCGGCTGGCGAGTGCTGCTGGCCGACCTCGGGACACGGCTGCCGTTGCCGCCGGCCGCCAGCATCTATTTCGTGGGGCAGCTGGGCAAGTACGTCCCCGGCTCGGTGTGGACCGTCGTCATGCAGACCGAGATGGGCCATCGGCTCCGGGTTCCGCGACGCCAGATGGCCACCGCAGGTCTGGTCATGCTGGCCCTGTCGGTCCTCGGCGGCGCAGTCGTCGCCCTTCCGGCGGTGCCGTTGCTGCTCACCGAATCGGACACCACCATGTCGGCGGGGTGGGGTGCTCTGGCAGCCCTGGTCGCGCTGCTCCTGCTCGTCGTGCTCTGGCCGACAGTGCTCAACGCTCTCATCGCTCGAGGGCTTCGGATGCTCCGACGCGAACCGCTCGAGCACGACCTGTCCGGGGCCGCCATCGCTCGCTGCATGGCCTGCATCATCGCCTCGTGGGTCGGCACTGGCGCCTCGGTTCTCCTGCTTGCCGCAGCCCTGGCCCCGGATGACCCGGGTTCGCTGGTGCTGGTCTGCATCAGCGGATTCGCTCTGGCCTCGGTCGCGGGCATGGTCGCCGTGCTCCTGCCAGCCGGCGTCGGTGTCCGTGAAGGGATCCTGTTCCTCCTGCTCACGTCGGTCATGTCTCCGGCGGCGGCCACCGCAGTCGTTGTCCTCACCCGTTTCCTCAGTGTCCTTGCTGACGTCCTGTGGGCCGCGGCTGGCTGGCTGTGGGCTCGCGCCCACCACCTCCTCCCGGCTGGGGGCCGCGGTGCCGTCGGTGGCTGA
- a CDS encoding inositol monophosphatase produces the protein MDTGAVLDLMKQVAAEVITPRFRSLADGEVIEKNPGDLVTIADREAEVLITQALNAAYPNAVVLGEEAHAADGSILERYTAAEHAFTVDPVDGTKNFVHGNPDHAVMIAETVAGQTVRGWIWQPEHQMAWVAERGAGVERNGERIARPPVGPDDAPRGATSIWSLRGHELADLPALQPSWVCCGVDYPNLIEGKVDYILYSRSNAWDHAPGSLMVTEAGGHVGHLDGVEYGPRSTLPGLIVASDRTTYTAVARRMPADLTPR, from the coding sequence GTGGACACTGGAGCAGTACTTGACCTCATGAAGCAGGTGGCCGCCGAGGTCATCACCCCTCGATTCCGATCGCTCGCCGACGGTGAGGTGATCGAGAAGAACCCCGGTGACCTCGTCACCATCGCCGACCGCGAAGCCGAGGTGCTCATCACCCAGGCACTCAACGCGGCATACCCCAATGCTGTTGTCCTGGGCGAGGAGGCGCACGCCGCCGACGGGAGCATCCTCGAGCGCTACACCGCGGCCGAGCACGCCTTCACCGTCGACCCGGTCGATGGCACCAAGAACTTCGTCCACGGCAACCCCGACCACGCCGTGATGATCGCCGAGACCGTTGCGGGCCAGACCGTGCGCGGCTGGATCTGGCAGCCCGAGCACCAGATGGCCTGGGTCGCCGAGCGTGGCGCCGGTGTCGAGCGCAACGGCGAGCGCATCGCCCGCCCGCCCGTGGGACCCGACGATGCCCCCCGGGGCGCCACTTCGATTTGGTCGCTGCGCGGTCATGAACTCGCCGATCTGCCTGCGCTGCAGCCCTCGTGGGTCTGCTGCGGTGTCGACTACCCCAACCTCATCGAGGGCAAGGTCGACTACATCCTCTACAGCCGCTCCAACGCCTGGGACCACGCGCCGGGTTCGCTCATGGTCACCGAGGCCGGTGGCCACGTCGGGCACCTCGACGGTGTCGAATACGGCCCGCGCTCGACCCTGCCGGGTCTCATTGTCGCGTCGGACAGGACGACGTATACCGCCGTCGCCCGCCGTATGCCGGCCGACCTCACCCCCCGCTGA
- a CDS encoding succinylglutamate desuccinylase/aspartoacylase family protein, with product MSSEAQDAPAPKRIRTAAPARKTKPTRSSFAIGAVKVRPGHTREIGLPITKLVTGSEVSLPVRVVHGRHDGPVVWINAAIHGDEVVGVEVIRRVLETLSPRTFRGTLLAVPIVNVHGFMAGDRYLPDRRDLNRSFPGSPRGSLAGRIAHLMMREVVDKCEVGIDLHTGSDRRTNLPQIRADLEHPRTRALAEAFGAPVMLHAKLRDGSLRAAARESGATVLLFEGGEAMRFDQWAIEAGVAGVLRVLAALDMIDATVTTSAAATATATATAAAGSGAGALALPAPPPGLVSRRSGWLRARRTGIVHLDATLGQRVEVGDRLGGLSNSFGRTLRLVKADRAGVIIGRTTAPLVNRGDALVHIAEIEGAEPPGTPDSQAATDGFDALDEIQVL from the coding sequence ATGAGCTCCGAGGCCCAGGACGCACCGGCCCCCAAGCGGATTCGCACCGCTGCGCCGGCTCGCAAGACCAAACCCACTCGCTCGTCGTTCGCCATCGGCGCCGTCAAGGTGCGCCCGGGCCACACTCGCGAGATCGGGCTGCCCATCACCAAGCTCGTCACCGGCTCCGAGGTCAGCCTCCCGGTGCGGGTCGTCCACGGCCGCCACGACGGCCCGGTGGTGTGGATCAACGCCGCGATCCACGGTGACGAGGTGGTCGGGGTCGAGGTCATCCGTCGCGTGCTGGAGACCCTGTCCCCCAGGACTTTTCGCGGCACGCTCCTCGCCGTCCCGATCGTCAACGTCCACGGGTTCATGGCGGGCGACCGCTATCTGCCGGACCGGCGCGACCTCAACCGCTCGTTCCCGGGGTCACCGCGCGGCTCCCTCGCCGGCCGCATCGCGCACCTGATGATGCGCGAAGTCGTCGACAAGTGCGAGGTCGGCATCGACCTCCACACCGGCTCGGACCGGCGCACCAACCTCCCCCAGATTCGCGCCGACCTCGAGCACCCGCGCACCCGCGCGCTCGCCGAGGCCTTCGGCGCACCGGTCATGCTGCATGCCAAGCTGCGTGACGGCTCGCTGCGTGCCGCAGCCCGCGAGTCCGGCGCCACGGTGCTCCTCTTCGAGGGGGGCGAGGCGATGCGCTTCGACCAGTGGGCGATCGAGGCCGGCGTCGCCGGTGTCCTCCGTGTCCTCGCCGCACTCGACATGATCGACGCCACCGTCACCACGAGCGCTGCGGCCACCGCCACCGCCACCGCCACCGCCGCGGCAGGCAGCGGTGCTGGCGCCCTCGCTCTCCCCGCTCCACCGCCCGGTCTCGTCAGTCGCCGCAGCGGCTGGCTGCGTGCTCGGCGCACCGGAATCGTCCACCTCGACGCGACACTCGGTCAGCGGGTCGAGGTCGGCGACCGGCTCGGCGGCCTGAGCAACTCCTTCGGCAGGACCCTGCGGCTCGTGAAGGCCGACCGGGCCGGCGTCATCATCGGACGCACGACAGCGCCCCTGGTCAATCGCGGTGATGCGCTGGTCCACATCGCCGAGATCGAGGGTGCAGAGCCCCCGGGCACGCCCGACAGCCAGGCCGCCACCGATGGCTTCGACGCACTCGACGAGATCCAGGTGCTCTGA
- a CDS encoding glycosyltransferase family 4 protein: protein MFDADNSASLRLAVVGPTHPYKGGVASHTTELCHELAEAGHDVTLVSWSHLYPSLLYPGEQAVPGGAPDVEPFPRTIRSLSWARPDTWVRTGRRLRDMDAIIIVHVIPPGVPSNLAVLRAAGVGRTSSSGRGPRSIVIAHNVLPHETRPGDRRFMDSLFRRVDSVVVHSDSQAKLATELGAAHVRELDLPPHLPGGPPEKHVESPGPTRLLALGIVRDYKGVDLLLDAMLDVPELQLTIAGEMWGDSGRRVKELAADPRLAGRVEVHSGYVPADRIAALMARHDVLTLTYRHATASQNVLLAKLHGLPVLATHVGTFGVQVRDGVDGLLVPPSDRVSLVDALRRLADRGYAGQLRSAVRPPDLSGPWAHYVGGIEALASTESEALVDDEEPETVPPDTPVQRAKDLVTAARLRRRRQLPLRPADFPEWVRASDVLALDTDALEAQAWARELGLPRCSDAVSAWAALGALASVLRIRDDGRRGAVIVDESGTRSPFSRWARALGFEPVELELTGRRTSVEVLDVDTASLDVIARLHPGGCGADDVDHAVGQASWALRSGGLLIITLPVGEGDPEWAISPADIRGVLARADDLGLVLVGDVDGDITERIRLASASAREVRAAQPEARRTGAVPAYGILRLTFRRR, encoded by the coding sequence GTGTTTGACGCGGACAACTCGGCCTCGCTGCGTCTCGCAGTCGTCGGGCCGACGCACCCATACAAGGGTGGCGTCGCCTCGCACACGACCGAGCTCTGTCACGAGCTCGCCGAGGCGGGCCATGACGTCACCCTCGTCTCGTGGAGTCACCTCTACCCGTCGCTGCTCTATCCCGGCGAGCAGGCCGTGCCCGGTGGCGCGCCGGACGTCGAGCCGTTCCCGCGCACCATCCGCTCGCTGTCGTGGGCGCGTCCCGACACGTGGGTGCGCACCGGTCGCCGGCTGCGTGACATGGACGCGATCATCATCGTCCACGTCATCCCGCCGGGCGTCCCGTCCAACCTTGCTGTTCTCCGCGCCGCCGGAGTCGGTCGCACGTCGAGCAGCGGACGTGGGCCTCGGTCGATCGTCATCGCCCACAACGTCCTCCCGCACGAGACTCGGCCTGGGGACCGCAGATTCATGGATTCGTTGTTCCGGCGCGTGGATTCCGTTGTCGTGCACTCCGATTCGCAGGCCAAACTCGCCACGGAGCTCGGGGCTGCTCACGTGCGTGAGCTCGACCTGCCACCGCACCTTCCCGGCGGTCCCCCGGAGAAGCACGTCGAGTCGCCCGGCCCCACGCGGCTGCTCGCGCTCGGGATCGTGCGTGATTACAAGGGTGTCGACCTCCTCCTCGACGCGATGCTCGACGTGCCCGAACTCCAGCTCACCATCGCGGGGGAGATGTGGGGCGACAGCGGCCGTCGGGTCAAGGAGCTCGCGGCCGACCCGCGACTGGCCGGACGGGTCGAGGTGCACAGCGGCTACGTCCCCGCCGACCGCATCGCCGCGCTCATGGCCCGCCACGACGTGCTGACCCTGACCTATCGCCACGCGACCGCCTCCCAGAACGTTTTGTTGGCCAAGCTCCACGGACTGCCCGTTCTCGCCACACACGTCGGCACCTTCGGGGTGCAGGTCCGTGACGGAGTCGACGGACTTCTCGTGCCGCCCAGTGACCGGGTGTCCCTGGTGGACGCGTTGCGTCGCCTCGCCGATCGTGGGTATGCCGGCCAGCTGCGTTCCGCTGTCCGCCCCCCTGATCTCAGCGGACCCTGGGCGCACTACGTCGGCGGCATCGAGGCGTTGGCCAGCACCGAGTCGGAGGCCCTGGTCGACGACGAGGAGCCCGAGACCGTGCCGCCGGACACTCCGGTGCAGCGGGCCAAGGACCTCGTCACCGCCGCCCGGTTGCGACGCCGCCGTCAGCTGCCCCTGCGGCCTGCGGACTTCCCCGAATGGGTGCGGGCCTCCGATGTGCTCGCGCTCGACACCGACGCCCTCGAGGCGCAGGCGTGGGCGCGAGAACTCGGCCTGCCCCGCTGCTCCGACGCCGTGTCCGCCTGGGCGGCACTCGGGGCTCTCGCCTCCGTCCTCCGCATTCGCGACGACGGCCGCCGAGGTGCGGTCATCGTCGACGAGTCGGGAACCCGCAGCCCGTTCTCACGATGGGCCCGGGCCCTGGGCTTCGAGCCGGTCGAACTCGAGCTCACGGGCCGGCGCACGTCGGTCGAGGTGCTCGACGTCGACACCGCCAGCCTCGACGTCATCGCCCGCCTCCACCCCGGCGGGTGTGGAGCGGACGACGTCGATCACGCTGTCGGACAGGCGTCCTGGGCTCTGCGCTCGGGCGGACTGCTCATCATCACGCTGCCCGTGGGTGAGGGTGATCCCGAGTGGGCCATCAGTCCCGCTGACATCCGCGGCGTCCTTGCCCGGGCCGACGACCTCGGGCTCGTCCTCGTCGGCGACGTCGACGGCGACATCACCGAGAGGATCCGGCTCGCGTCGGCGTCGGCTCGCGAGGTGCGCGCAGCGCAACCGGAGGCACGTCGGACAGGTGCGGTCCCGGCATACGGGATCCTGCGACTCACCTTCCGGCGCCGGTGA
- a CDS encoding alpha/beta hydrolase, translating to MAQKVRFPSSSGELLAGLIDLPEGKLRGWGVFSHGFTLGKDCPAAARICKQLAAEGIGMLRFDNLGLGDSEGEWGNGSFSHKVADTVEAARFMAAHGRQIELLVGHSFGGAAVLAAAADIPEARAVATVGAPFDPSHVEHQYDAVVERVIAEGEAVATFGNKALILRREFVEDVRRADLRACITTLKRPLLVLHSPTDNTVGIANASDIFKTARHPRNFISLEGSDHLLTAPGQAKRAARIISAWADQYLVN from the coding sequence ATGGCGCAGAAGGTTCGCTTCCCCAGCTCCTCCGGTGAGCTCCTCGCCGGGCTCATCGACCTGCCGGAAGGAAAGCTGCGCGGGTGGGGCGTGTTCTCCCACGGATTCACCCTAGGCAAGGACTGCCCGGCAGCCGCTCGGATCTGCAAGCAGCTCGCCGCCGAGGGCATCGGCATGCTCCGGTTCGACAACCTCGGGCTCGGCGACTCCGAGGGCGAGTGGGGCAACGGGTCCTTCTCTCACAAGGTGGCCGACACGGTGGAGGCAGCGCGATTCATGGCCGCACACGGACGTCAGATCGAGCTGCTCGTCGGACACTCGTTCGGCGGCGCTGCCGTGCTTGCCGCCGCGGCCGACATCCCGGAGGCGCGTGCGGTCGCGACTGTGGGCGCACCCTTCGACCCCTCGCATGTCGAGCATCAGTACGACGCGGTCGTCGAGCGGGTCATCGCCGAGGGTGAGGCCGTGGCGACGTTCGGCAACAAGGCGCTCATCCTGCGCCGTGAGTTCGTCGAGGACGTGCGACGTGCCGATCTACGCGCGTGCATCACCACCTTGAAGCGACCACTGCTCGTCCTGCACTCACCAACCGACAACACCGTCGGGATCGCCAACGCGAGCGACATCTTCAAGACCGCCCGCCACCCTCGCAACTTCATCTCGCTCGAGGGTTCGGACCACCTGCTCACCGCCCCCGGCCAGGCCAAGCGCGCCGCCCGCATCATCAGCGCCTGGGCCGACCAGTACCTCGTGAACTGA
- a CDS encoding RimK family alpha-L-glutamate ligase has product MKLAILSRAPKAYSTQRLRTAALDRGHDVKVLNTLRFAIDLSGPEPDLQFRGRTLSDYDAILPRVGASVTYFGTAVVRQFEQMDVYTPNTANGISNSRDKLRATQILSRHQIGMPATTFVRNRADVLPAIERVGGAPVVIKLLEGTQGIGVILAPDTKVAEAIIETLHSTSQNVLIQSFVKESKGRDIRALVVGDRVVAAMRRTAQGDEFRSNVHRGGSVAPVTLEPAFEEAAVRSAQIMGLRVAGVDMLEGADGPLVMEVNSSPGLEGIEAATKLDVAGAIIDYIGNQVAFPEIDVRQRLTVSTGYGVAELVVHGGADLVGKTIAESGLEDRDITVLTLHRGTTVIPNPRRRTTLEPEDRLLCFGKLEEMRSMIPERRRRRAKVRKLPKAPIHEA; this is encoded by the coding sequence ATGAAGCTAGCAATCCTCTCGCGCGCGCCCAAGGCTTATTCGACCCAGCGACTGCGCACCGCCGCCCTCGATCGAGGTCACGACGTCAAGGTGCTCAACACCCTGCGCTTCGCCATCGACCTCTCGGGGCCAGAGCCAGACCTGCAGTTCCGCGGACGAACGCTGTCGGACTATGACGCGATCCTGCCGCGAGTCGGGGCTTCGGTGACCTACTTCGGCACGGCCGTCGTGCGGCAGTTCGAGCAGATGGATGTCTACACACCCAACACCGCCAACGGGATCTCGAACTCGCGCGACAAGCTGCGTGCGACCCAGATCCTGTCGCGTCACCAGATCGGTATGCCGGCCACGACCTTCGTGCGCAACCGGGCTGATGTGCTGCCGGCCATCGAACGCGTCGGTGGTGCGCCGGTGGTCATCAAGTTGCTCGAGGGCACCCAGGGCATTGGCGTCATCCTCGCGCCCGACACCAAGGTTGCCGAGGCGATCATCGAGACCCTCCACAGCACGAGCCAGAACGTCCTCATCCAGAGCTTCGTCAAGGAGAGCAAGGGTCGCGACATCCGTGCGCTCGTCGTCGGCGACCGGGTCGTCGCGGCGATGCGTCGGACAGCCCAGGGCGATGAGTTCCGATCCAACGTCCACCGCGGCGGTTCGGTGGCTCCGGTCACGCTGGAGCCGGCATTTGAAGAGGCGGCAGTGCGCTCGGCCCAGATCATGGGGCTGCGTGTCGCGGGCGTCGACATGCTCGAGGGTGCCGACGGGCCGCTCGTCATGGAGGTCAACTCCTCGCCGGGGCTCGAGGGCATCGAGGCGGCGACCAAGCTCGACGTCGCCGGCGCGATCATCGACTACATCGGCAACCAGGTCGCCTTCCCCGAGATCGACGTGCGCCAGCGACTCACTGTCTCAACGGGATACGGCGTCGCCGAGCTCGTTGTCCACGGTGGCGCGGACCTGGTCGGCAAGACCATCGCGGAGTCGGGTCTGGAGGATCGCGACATCACGGTGCTCACCCTGCATCGCGGCACGACGGTCATCCCCAACCCGCGCCGGCGCACGACGCTCGAACCCGAGGACCGGCTGCTCTGCTTCGGCAAGCTCGAGGAGATGCGGTCGATGATCCCCGAGAGGCGCCGACGCCGGGCCAAGGTCCGCAAGCTCCCCAAGGCACCCATTCACGAAGCCTGA
- a CDS encoding glycosyltransferase family 2 protein, which translates to MNEHPETEVIATTAPAPTAPPVAPSATSDAPPTERITVRSGELAGSSDDPAALGETGAGGERGSHAPRGPADATPVEPETRSALLEDGTPRPYVTIVLPCYNEGAHVLKEIDRITAAMNSSEFTYELLCIDDASTDNTLEVLEQAARDFANLRIMPFRRNGGSGTARRIGTQQAHGEIVVWTDADMTYENERIPELVRILRDDVSYDQVVGARTTEEGTHKWARVPAKWFIRKVAQWLTKTKIPDLNSGLRAFRREVSLPYLRLLPAGFSCVTTITIAFLSNQHDIKYIETSYAKRAGVSKFHFVNDAYRYILQVLRMVMYFDPLKVLMPPALWMIVIGFIKGVVDMVRHPFYFPASTVLLIVSGMMIASLALLSDLVVRSRDGV; encoded by the coding sequence ATGAACGAGCATCCTGAGACCGAGGTCATCGCGACCACGGCACCCGCGCCCACCGCCCCTCCCGTTGCGCCCTCCGCCACGTCGGATGCGCCCCCCACCGAGCGCATCACGGTGCGCTCGGGTGAGCTCGCGGGCAGCAGCGACGACCCTGCGGCCCTCGGTGAGACGGGCGCAGGGGGCGAGCGCGGGTCCCACGCTCCACGTGGGCCGGCAGACGCCACGCCTGTCGAACCCGAGACTCGCTCCGCGCTGCTCGAGGACGGCACTCCGCGGCCCTACGTCACGATCGTGCTGCCCTGCTACAACGAGGGCGCGCACGTCCTCAAGGAGATCGACCGCATCACGGCGGCGATGAACTCGAGCGAGTTCACCTATGAGCTGCTGTGCATCGACGACGCGTCCACCGACAACACGCTCGAGGTGCTCGAGCAGGCGGCGCGCGACTTCGCGAACCTGCGGATCATGCCGTTCCGTCGCAACGGCGGCTCGGGCACGGCCCGTCGCATCGGCACCCAGCAGGCGCACGGCGAGATCGTCGTGTGGACCGACGCCGACATGACCTATGAGAACGAGCGGATCCCCGAGCTCGTGCGGATCCTGCGTGATGACGTGAGCTATGACCAGGTCGTCGGCGCGCGCACCACCGAGGAGGGCACCCACAAGTGGGCGCGTGTCCCAGCGAAGTGGTTCATCCGCAAGGTCGCGCAGTGGCTCACCAAGACCAAGATCCCCGACCTCAACTCGGGCCTGCGCGCGTTCCGTCGTGAGGTGTCGCTGCCCTATCTGCGGCTGCTGCCCGCCGGGTTCTCGTGCGTCACGACGATCACCATCGCGTTCCTGAGCAACCAGCACGACATCAAGTACATCGAGACGTCCTATGCCAAGCGCGCCGGCGTGAGCAAGTTCCACTTCGTCAACGACGCCTACCGCTACATCCTCCAGGTGCTGCGCATGGTCATGTACTTCGATCCGCTCAAGGTGCTCATGCCCCCGGCGCTGTGGATGATCGTCATCGGCTTCATCAAGGGTGTCGTCGACATGGTGCGTCACCCCTTCTACTTCCCGGCATCGACGGTGCTGCTCATCGTGAGCGGCATGATGATCGCCTCGCTCGCCCTCCTCTCCGACCTCGTGGTGAGGTCGAGAGACGGTGTTTGA
- a CDS encoding lysylphosphatidylglycerol synthase domain-containing protein → MTRKRLLDVVRLVVAVLVLFAVVVAVWRNWSEVSAHLREVPAATLAGAFVLALLAPIFSLLGWRVLLNDLGTRLPLPAGASVFFVGQLGKYLPGSVWSVVAQADLGSRLGVPRRRMGIVGLLSILLSVLTGAIVGVPALPLLLARSGEVRSAWWLAPAAVLLLLLWPRVLNWGIALALRLLRREPLEHELTAPAIALTSLWFVLAWLSAGLSILVLAHALSPDTPVSSLVVTSICGFALASAIGMFSVIVPAGVGVRDGVLALLLGALMPFPAAFAIVVISRFFTVVADVVVAAVGWGWARSHHLLGSTS, encoded by the coding sequence ATGACGCGAAAGCGGTTGCTCGACGTCGTGCGGCTCGTCGTCGCGGTGCTCGTCCTGTTCGCCGTGGTGGTCGCGGTGTGGCGCAACTGGAGCGAGGTGTCGGCTCACCTGCGTGAGGTGCCTGCAGCGACCCTGGCCGGAGCCTTCGTCCTCGCCCTGCTCGCCCCGATCTTCAGTCTGCTCGGCTGGCGCGTCCTGCTCAATGATCTCGGCACGCGACTGCCGCTTCCGGCTGGTGCCAGCGTGTTCTTTGTCGGGCAGCTCGGCAAATATCTGCCCGGCTCGGTCTGGAGCGTCGTCGCGCAGGCCGACCTGGGATCGCGCCTGGGGGTGCCCCGTCGACGCATGGGCATCGTCGGGTTGCTCTCGATCCTGCTGTCCGTCCTCACCGGCGCCATCGTCGGCGTGCCCGCTCTGCCGTTGCTGCTCGCGCGGTCGGGGGAGGTCCGGTCGGCGTGGTGGCTTGCTCCGGCGGCAGTGTTGCTCCTGCTGCTCTGGCCGCGGGTGCTCAACTGGGGGATCGCACTGGCCCTGCGACTGCTGCGTCGTGAACCCCTCGAGCACGAGCTCACCGCACCCGCGATCGCGCTGACCTCGCTGTGGTTCGTCCTCGCCTGGCTGAGCGCCGGGCTCTCGATCCTCGTGCTCGCCCACGCCCTGTCGCCCGACACCCCGGTGAGCAGCCTTGTCGTGACCTCGATCTGCGGCTTCGCGTTGGCCTCGGCGATCGGGATGTTCTCGGTCATCGTGCCCGCAGGCGTGGGCGTGCGTGACGGCGTGCTGGCGCTGTTGCTCGGGGCGCTCATGCCGTTCCCCGCGGCGTTCGCGATCGTCGTCATCTCGCGCTTCTTCACGGTCGTCGCCGACGTCGTCGTCGCGGCTGTCGGCTGGGGATGGGCGCGCTCGCACCACCTTCTGGGATCGACGTCGTGA